TTTATTTTCGGCCACTTTATCCATTGTAGAATTTGACGGTTTAAAAAACGGGTTGCTAAGGACGCGTCAGATGACTCTCGGTTGCTAAGGAAACACGTATTTTAATGCTTCCGGTTTAATATACCCGAAGTAAGGTAAGCAAATTATCCACGAGTAAGGTAAGCAAATTCGTTTACTCCTCATTAGTTTGTAGTATGTTGCTAGAGAAATATCTTTCCTGACTTGGCCATGCAAAACAAGCATGTAGCCCTAAATGCAATTTTACATTAACGCAATTATGCTTGTAGGGTTAGTTAAATGTGCAGAGAAACAACGAGAAGTAAAGATACTAGATATGTACAATAGGAAGAGGACAGAAGTATGAGCTGTTTCTGTGAAGGCGGTGAGGTTGATAAAGAGCGTTAAcgatagggtgaccagataatccatgtcagggaggacactttgagctacttcgggttttacaaactactttcaaattgaaaggctcctgtgctcggctaaatagttcagctcttcttgtgctttgactggtttgtttccttgactgaaagactcatccagctgtttcacattagcattagtgacacatgcatgattataggagactgaccaatcagcacacagcaagaactcattgctcaagtgaaattcgggtccttttaatttaaatggtagtttacaattcctgtcctagctcagagtgtcctccctgacatggattatctggtcaccctagttaaCGACAGAGGTGAAATAAACGCTGATGTGGGGAATAATGTTCTTGTTGGAAGGAAAAggtaaagaaaaataatttgtaaaaatcgcaaaatgcagaaatataaaatatgttgCAGATATCAATGTTGGTGAGGAAGAGATAATTGGAGGAGAGATGAACGTTCAAAAGAGGGGAGGATTTAAAAGCTGTGAAGGTAAAAGGAAGCGGACAGCTCCAAAAGTAAAGAAGATGGACACAGAACAGAGTGATAGAATGGTGCCTTCCCAGAAAGATGTAGCCACTGAGGTAAGATCTGTGGGTGGAAAGATCATCAAAGAGGAAACTATAGTGAGCACAGAGAAGCAAAAAGCAAAATACACCACTGTCACCAGCATGGGAACCCAGACTGAAGAAGGAAACAGAAAAGAGGAAGTAGTGGAGGAGAAGGTTTGGAAGAAAGATGCAATTAGCTGCAATTGGGAAACAGGGAAAGACTGCAGAAGAAAGAGGATGAAAAACAAGGCTGTTGGGCTAGATGAGAGCAGCATGGAATATGATGTAACCACTAAGAGAGAAGTGATGGATGCAGAGGAGACAGTTATAAAAGTAAAAAGGGAAAAGACATCCAAAAGAACGATGGCAGAAGAAAGTGAGATTAATGAGCTGCTCACTGGGGGAAATGCTTCTGGTCATAAAACAAGGAAAAGGAAGAAGCAGAGGGCAGACAGAGCCAGCAAGAGGCTGGAGCGTGACACACGTGGAGTGAAAGAGAATACTATGGAAAGCAAGGTCAGGGCCAAGGAACGTGGCTTAGGAGGTGCGGAAAATCCAAGCAGAAGTGCGGAGGACGAGAGGAGGTGCCTGGGGAGGGAGTGGGGATGGTGCGAAGCGCTCACACCAGTACAGGGGCCCAGAGAGAGAGACGTTATGGGGAAAAGAGGCAGCGAGGCAGCAGAGGCAGAGTGGGATGATGCAGAGCGCTGGAGGCCGAGACGAAGCCAGGAGAACGTGGCAGGAACAGCCGCAGACAGGGCAGATGAGCGTCTCctgaagaagaggaagaagtgGCCTGAGAGGGGTCTGGTGGAGACCAGAGCAGCAGAGGAGAAAGTGAAAATGCATAAAATCCTTTTAGAGTTGGTGAGTTGAAACTAAAGCTGGCTATGCAAACAGTCCCatcttccacccccccccccccccaattctcaGTGTAATTTTATCGTGTAATTTCTGTTTGTGTATTTGTGAGTTAGCCAACCTCACATGCAGAAGTGGTCTTTCTATCAGAGAAGCTGGGAAACCGGGATGAAGTTGTCATTGATCAGGTACATTGATCCATGTCTGTGTTGTACATCACTGTATCCTTTCCTGTCTCATCTTATAAATGCTCAGCAGACAATTTAATTCACATTCTCTTCACAGCATCCAGAATGATCTGTTCATGTTCATATATGGTCTGTTATTTTGTTCTGTAGGCCCGACGACTAGCCCTGCAGAGGGAGATTGACCTAGCATCCTGCTAGACGTTCCAAGCTAAACGGTCAGTACTCACTGCTGCTGTGCTCATCTTAGTGTAAAATTTAGTTATGATATTGATGATCTTTTATCTTCCACTACAGGAACAAATTCACCCTGGATCTCTGGGTCTGCCAAACACATCAGTGCACAATAAGGACCCTGCGGCGGCAGTCTGGCTCACAGCCATTAGCAGTAAGAGAGAGATGTGCTCCATTGCTGCTGGGAGATGGTGAGCTGCAGTGTTGAGTATTCTGGCTCGACCACTGAAGGACCTCCAGTTCTACAAAAAGTTCTACAAAAGCCTAGCTGCTTGTTCTGCCTGACGTTCACTTCTCTCAGACGTGGCCGGTAGCTGAGTGTGAGACCCCCGGAGAATGTGCTTCTTCCACAGCCCAGCCTAAGCTCCATGCATCCTATTCCTGGtggatttttaatatttttaaaatggtcATAATGGACTTACAGCTCTCTTGTAAATTCTGACAGATTCCAGCGGCAAAAATGTCAATGTCTACCTGTGAAAGTAAATCTTTGGTTATCAAAACATTCCTTGTTGTTTAATTTTTGGTATGCACACTTATACATGAAATTTAAATTCCAAATCATAATTGCCATTCAACTGTAACCTACCCTCTTACCTTTAATTGTGAACACCAGAATTGAGAATCCCTTATGCCAGAGAAATGTGGTCGTGTCCGTAAAGTTATTTCCGTTCGTCACATAACTATGTGCACTTTATCTACACTTATGGGTTAACTCTCTGTTTACATGTAGACCTACTGGAATTTATCACCTTTTTTGAACAAACATGGAAGTACTATGCACCTAGTGTTGAAAAAAGTTTGAATCGTAAATCTGGAAGTAGATGACTGATGGTGCCCGTCCAATGTTGTTGCAATTCCATGAATTGCCAGTTGATGGAGACATAGTATAACGTAAGACCAggacgaggtgggcgtggcttcAACGTCAGAACATCCATAGATTAAACTATTAATCCGCATTCACGTGTAATATCCCTGCAAGACTCAGTGGTTCGGTTTTTTTATGttagtgcttttaaaatataaatgatttaTACGTTCTGAAATACCGCCTCTCCACATTTGGTTATGCTGTAATTTATTATAGTCAATTTTAGCCAGTGAGACTCAGTTTCTTTAGTTAAACGGATTATCCAGTAGTAAAATTAACTTAGATTAAAAATATcctacataaaaataaaagaatgatGTTCATAACTTAGACGGTGAGGAGTGGGTTTGTTTTCATGGAAGGAGAGTGATTTATACTCGGATTAGCACTTTAGCCCAGCCGAAGCCAGTTAGAACTCAAGCATGGCTTCCGTAACAAATGTGTCATTCCTTCACAAAATGACTCGTTTACAAAGAGGAATACACTGAAACACGCTTAGTTGtattatttcagtttgtttaatGGAATATTGAAAGGAAGTCGCTCACCTGAGATTTTCATGGACTGGATACCCACTAAAACGACTAGCAGTTATACTAAATGACTAATTATGGCAGCCGTTTcactttaaaaacacatttttaaagtcATGTGACCTATTTGTATTTTCCCTCACTGACGCATAAATGCCGACGTAGTGGAGCCAGAGTGGCGGTTACATCTGGTTCCGCTTATTTCAAATAGAATTTAAGCTCTCGCTTTTAGTCGGACCAGAATGAAGCAGTATTTCACAGCTTTTATTCTGTGATTTTATGACACATAGTAACCTCCTGTTTACGCTGCGTTCAAACTCCTGATACCCACCTAAATCTGTAGCACAGTAATTATATGCCTTGTAGCCCACTACAGAATTCCCTAACTTCAGAGTACCATGTAGAACGTCATAACCAAAATATGTTGCCCTCTGTGCTAATTTTTGTACAGCTATTATAAATTGTCAGCTATCGTAACCAGAACATCAACATTTTGAATCCATTAAAAATAGAACGTCTTTCAATAAACATATGAACTAGCATTAAAAGCCGttaaaaagtatttatttgAACAGTACCATAGCATTTCGCAAATTTTACAAGAgcaaaaatgacaaataaaaaaaaaaaactcccaaaaACGTTCAAAAATTACTCAaaagcattttataaaaataaattgcacCACATCCTCTCTTTTCAATAAGTCGTTATTTTAGACAAAATAAATAGCGCATGAACAATTCCCAATAATGTTTTTACAGATGGATTCTTACTGGACACAAGTTCCTTCTTTTCTTCTAGACAAATTCTGGGATCTCGTGTGCCCTTGTTTCCCCTATCAGGTAATAAAAGGATATacttttgtaaataaaactgaattaaaatcacaacaaacaaaataacagCAACAATTACTTTTTATAGGGTGTGCTCCTGCCCACATTCTCCCAAAGCAACACTGATATTAACAGATTGATGTACCAGCTATTAACAATATTCAGGTTATATTCCTGTGCAGTTTCTGGTTAGAGCAGCCTCTAAATGAGGACGCGGTCCTTGCTAGCGGCAGCTGCCATACTGCAAGCTCGCGAAGCCCGTCAGCCAAGCAGCAGAAGCTTCGAAATCCAGTGCTGACTGTGGAACAGCTAGGCGTTCATCATCCTAAGTGCATCGGGCTAAACAGCCGAGTCTGATTTCATGCCACCCAACTGCGATGAACTGTAACTCAATTTAGTGTCAACACCAGTGTGAGGGTGTACACATTACCAAAAGACTTCAGAAGTTTGCCTCTTGGTCACGTCCTTTGTGTCAGTGCGACTGCATGCTAACCTGAGGCCCCCAGGGTGCACTGCTTTGCACTTGACCTGGCTGAGGCAGTTACCTATTGATGGACAAAATAATGCTTCTTGAGccgtttgctgtattttttgaccccactagatggtgctctcacACAGCAtgtcccaaagcaaaccaagtgCACCCTCTAGTggggattaaaaaaatacagcaaatggctCATGAAGCGTAATTTTATCTATCGTTACAGTGATCCAGCAAGCCACCTCACATTTTCAGGTATAAATCGGGGACTCATTTGAAGGGTGTTCTGAAGGACCAGTATTGTgggccccctcccctcccctccccaggcTAGTGTGTTAAACCATCTACAAAATGTGATGTTTAGAAATGTGGGACATGGGACTGGGCAGGTGGGTCACTGGGAGGGGTTGCTGGTCGCTGCACCTGAAATGACAGTCCGAGGATGCGAGCCATTGCTGTAATGTCTGTCATCCACAAGTCTTAGATTACAGAGTAGGCTCCACCATCAATAGCTgaattcaaaaataaaaatggaaacaaaccaaaaagaataaaataaacagcGAAGAGAAGAAATCAAGCCTTGTCCGTTTCCAGGTAAGGGACCCTTGTAGACCACTTAGTGCTGCCTCTGCTGCGGAGCCAATCAGGGTCCATCCAGAAAGGGCCAATCAGTGCAGGACATAAGCTGCAATCAGCAGGAGTGGAAGGATTTCCATGCAAGTCCCTCCCCTCCCACTAAGTTCCATTAAATCACGTGGCTTTCTGCGTTGATAATAAAGTAGCTTCTTTCACTGTCTGTCTTCTGTAACAAACCTCTGCTATAAAATGTCCTTCGCCATTCATAACATTGCAGGTAGCGACACTGCAAAGACGGCCTCATTGGGCTCTGGGCTCCCCATGTACCCGGAATCGGTACAGGCAGGTGTACTCCGCATGACCCCAGTTGGACAGCACCCGCATCTCGATGATCTGGAAGGCCTTGTCATTCTCCTCCTGGAACACAAATAAAACCCAGTAAAAATCATAAAAAACGGCCATCAAGCGCCATTAGAAACCTGGCACAGCCTAGTTCCACTGAAAAGCCAACACTATCACTCTCCAGAGATGCTCTCCCTTTCACTGGCCCACATTATGGTTACCGTAACGGGGAAGGTCTGCAGCGAGTGGCCATCTTCCTGGTAGATGTAACGGCCCAGCAGTTTACCCTCTTCCTGATACTCGTCATCCAGACCCTGTCACAACAGAAAAGAGACTCACATCCAGCTGCTCATTCATATTCGGCTGTAAAATCCCACATGGATCTTCTGGATGTTTACATGCTGAATGCTCATCTGCAGAGCTATTATTTATAGCCATTGATTGTCCATTTTGTATTCATTGGCAATGTAGTCTGAATATCATTATAATATGTAAACAACTGCTGTTTAATATATACAGAGAGGTGGACAAAATAACAGACAAACCTAACAATATATGAATGTTAAGGAAAGAGTATGCCGGAATGTTCTTTGGCTTCAGGTGAGCTTTTCTTTCCGTCTTGGATTAGTCATACCAAGACCTGGACTGGGATTACTGGACTATCCATATTGGGCCAGTTCTTTGGGGCAGGAAGGAAGCACACATTCCCCAGAACTTCGCCTGATGGTTCCATGATGTTTATGTCCAGATGGTGGCTATACCAGGCATCGCAGATTGAAGGAATCCTTTGACAATCTCCAAATGTAAACCCATCCATGTAAAAGTGAGAAGGAGAATTATGCTTCACCAGGTTTATGTGCCTGAGACCAGGTCTGCTGCACAAGAGGCTTCCACATGGTATCTCTGCCATAATCTCCGGCTTTGTGAAGCTCACACTCTTCTGGCATTCGACAATTACCCAGCTATGTGTCAATTTACCCATCTTTTAA
This genomic window from Paramormyrops kingsleyae isolate MSU_618 chromosome 22, PKINGS_0.4, whole genome shotgun sequence contains:
- the LOC111843259 gene encoding uncharacterized protein translates to MNVQKRGGFKSCEGKRKRTAPKVKKMDTEQSDRMVPSQKDVATEVRSVGGKIIKEETIVSTEKQKAKYTTVTSMGTQTEEGNRKEEVVEEKVWKKDAISCNWETGKDCRRKRMKNKAVGLDESSMEYDVTTKREVMDAEETVIKVKREKTSKRTMAEESEINELLTGGNASGHKTRKRKKQRADRASKRLERDTRGVKENTMESKVRAKERGLGGAENPSRSAEDERRCLGREWGWCEALTPVQGPRERDVMGKRGSEAAEAEWDDAERWRPRRSQENVAGTAADRADERLLKKRKKWPERGLVETRAAEEKVKMHKILLELPTSHAEVVFLSEKLGNRDEVVIDQARRLALQREIDLASC